A part of Paenibacillus sp. sptzw28 genomic DNA contains:
- a CDS encoding LysR family transcriptional regulator translates to MELRQLYYFVKVAKKEHVTQAAEEMHVAQSAVSRQIHQLEEELGAKLFLQKGRNLQLTAVGSLFLKRAEVILADLERAVVEVHEFLDPEKGEIRLGFPHSLGFSLIPEVVSAFRKKYPNVKFRFKQGMYPSLIRDVIKGDVDLSFVSPCPEQHEHVKGETVLTEELYAILPPGHPLAEEEAIDLIQLKDETFVMFSPGYSLRPIVWDACLEAGFTPNIGFEGEETDTIRGLVAAGMGVSLLPEMALYTSGLLQPAKVRVRSPKVTRTIGLIYRSNEKLPLVAKAFQKFLLEYFGCKDCK, encoded by the coding sequence ATGGAGCTTCGGCAGCTGTACTATTTTGTGAAGGTAGCCAAAAAAGAGCATGTGACGCAGGCGGCTGAAGAGATGCATGTGGCGCAGTCGGCGGTAAGCCGGCAGATTCATCAGCTTGAAGAGGAGCTTGGAGCTAAGCTTTTCCTGCAGAAAGGGCGCAATTTGCAGCTTACTGCTGTCGGATCGCTTTTCCTGAAACGCGCGGAGGTGATTTTGGCCGATTTGGAACGGGCGGTTGTGGAGGTCCACGAATTTCTCGATCCCGAAAAGGGGGAAATTCGCCTGGGGTTTCCGCACAGCCTCGGCTTTTCGCTTATTCCGGAGGTTGTATCGGCATTCCGCAAAAAGTATCCGAACGTCAAATTTCGATTCAAGCAGGGGATGTACCCTTCACTCATTCGTGACGTGATTAAAGGCGACGTCGATCTTTCGTTCGTCTCGCCCTGTCCGGAGCAGCATGAGCATGTAAAGGGAGAAACAGTGCTGACCGAGGAACTTTATGCGATTCTGCCGCCGGGCCATCCTTTGGCTGAGGAAGAGGCGATCGATTTGATTCAGCTGAAGGATGAGACGTTCGTGATGTTCAGTCCCGGCTACTCCCTACGGCCGATCGTTTGGGACGCTTGCCTTGAAGCGGGATTTACCCCGAATATAGGCTTTGAGGGCGAGGAGACCGATACGATCAGGGGGCTGGTAGCCGCCGGTATGGGGGTCAGTCTGCTTCCGGAGATGGCACTCTATACATCAGGCCTTTTGCAGCCGGCAAAGGTCAGAGTACGGTCACCGAAGGTTACGCGCACTATCGGCCTTATTTATCGATCGAATGAGAAGCTGCCGCTCGTAGCAAAGGCTTTTCAAAAATTTCTGCTTGAATATTTCGGGTGCAAGGATTGTAAATAA